Proteins from a genomic interval of Rubinisphaera italica:
- a CDS encoding RNA polymerase sigma factor, with protein sequence MSDQTTGTARVEDCIARLNAGDSLARGELLNLTCDRLMRLTHRIKQSYPGVARWEQTDDVFQNASMKLYEALHSVELNDARHFFRLAAKKIRETLLDLARHYQGPQGHGANHATMPPGRADQSQAPNLLDGAELTCDPSRVAEWTEMHKTIESLPEESREMFDLLWYHELSQEEAANVIGISVRQVKRRWRDAKLQLAEKMNGGPPGIE encoded by the coding sequence ATGTCGGATCAAACGACGGGAACGGCTCGTGTGGAGGATTGTATTGCCCGGTTGAATGCCGGGGATTCTTTAGCACGCGGTGAGTTACTAAACTTAACGTGCGATCGGCTCATGCGCCTGACTCATCGGATCAAACAGTCCTATCCGGGAGTGGCACGCTGGGAACAGACAGACGACGTTTTCCAAAATGCATCCATGAAGCTCTATGAAGCTTTGCATAGTGTCGAATTGAATGATGCTCGTCATTTTTTTCGGCTGGCCGCTAAAAAAATTCGCGAAACGCTGCTCGATCTGGCTCGGCATTATCAGGGACCACAGGGACACGGAGCCAATCACGCGACGATGCCCCCTGGAAGAGCAGATCAAAGCCAAGCCCCCAACCTCCTGGACGGGGCGGAATTAACGTGTGATCCAAGCCGTGTGGCAGAGTGGACAGAGATGCACAAGACGATTGAATCTCTGCCTGAAGAGAGCCGGGAAATGTTCGATCTACTGTGGTATCACGAACTGTCCCAGGAAGAAGCCGCCAATGTGATCGGGATCAGTGTCCGACAGGTCAAACGTCGCTGGCGGGATGCCAAACTGCAACTAGCAGAAAAGATGAATGGCGGACCTCCCGGTATCGAATGA
- a CDS encoding HEAT repeat domain-containing protein, whose translation MNATDSVDQISESPLVPAVVPDSSVLEGRWRYENAWPEPFEGPGAILELAQVPQFRWHFERPETVQNERAHNPATTNETEDLPTVYSRIEKPTRQQLAEWWTLSAFDDASGRNACILLAYHAPDKLDASRLDRLARITRDEINLNPQDLNTAEFVSVEPETFWNRFWSARNNPANEEQLPEETVEKTASLESEKPVEKISIQQRAAAAEAWCYVVYNQNEVAEKKYREPGQTLQDEDLPDLVRQELMIGIAREIPPRKIPGLSESLTRNSNPATQQLMQIAVMDACLVYAIHHREQITQNWDVTSKPITMEVAASDPAGLWPVTLWEQRWDDSPEMVIRFGQWLSLIRHPLAESYLTQKLSHVDIKVKQASLCSLGLLPEKSANTFLTSRLEQEQGQNKALVLLALSYQNPEIMERSVHDEDRSVRLEVAKFAGEHPSRTSLTTLLKLVKERDPEIQQAAVEAVKNWDKELAFPVLAAGFHLGMFQTRQQARESLEQHFHIVIAGIEDSQEQRRQILDQIQSEHLPEISWNETPVFHADASRLQPEEDVYAQQTRVRSQLNQLLDEELSRIEKQEIEQDLQRTAERSPVVLNRELDRLATKELKPLAIKLSKLPCRGCEPFENLDSDQLLQRRRAARQFVEIATQETLPEWTIRLLGEQLKNEQDPHVCRAILASISNDTTPQSRHVAEIALLHPWADVRILGCQYVQKHRLPQLAPLLIPLLQERNQAVQVAAIRAAGFCRNPIVIDGLSTSETSSLPSGLRLLLGTVPGHIELEVLLALARLDDSQGKSELIKLAYSPDGERRREVVTRISELDDREFSEPLIRLGWTETDPQVQRVILEGLNRIIPEAEQPDLSKASNYDERMKVWSVWLEQSKSNK comes from the coding sequence GTGAATGCAACGGATTCCGTCGATCAAATCAGCGAATCTCCACTCGTCCCTGCTGTTGTTCCAGATTCCTCGGTATTAGAAGGGCGTTGGCGATACGAGAACGCATGGCCGGAGCCTTTCGAAGGACCAGGTGCGATTCTCGAACTGGCTCAAGTTCCTCAATTTCGCTGGCATTTCGAGCGACCAGAAACCGTTCAGAATGAACGTGCTCACAATCCTGCCACAACAAACGAGACTGAGGATCTTCCAACTGTATACAGTCGCATCGAAAAACCGACTCGTCAGCAATTGGCAGAGTGGTGGACACTGTCCGCCTTCGATGATGCTTCCGGTCGAAATGCTTGCATTTTGCTGGCGTATCATGCTCCTGACAAACTGGATGCTTCTCGATTGGATCGACTTGCCCGCATTACTCGTGATGAGATCAACTTGAATCCACAGGATTTGAACACTGCGGAGTTCGTTTCAGTGGAGCCTGAGACATTTTGGAATCGATTTTGGTCCGCCAGGAATAATCCAGCCAATGAGGAGCAGTTACCAGAAGAGACTGTTGAAAAAACCGCATCCCTTGAATCAGAAAAACCTGTCGAAAAAATTTCAATTCAACAACGGGCAGCTGCTGCTGAGGCCTGGTGTTATGTCGTTTACAATCAAAATGAAGTGGCTGAAAAAAAGTATCGTGAGCCAGGGCAGACATTGCAGGACGAAGATTTGCCTGATCTCGTCCGACAGGAATTGATGATTGGCATTGCTCGAGAAATTCCACCTCGAAAAATCCCTGGGCTATCTGAGTCCCTTACTCGAAATTCGAATCCTGCGACACAACAATTGATGCAGATTGCGGTGATGGATGCCTGTCTGGTGTATGCGATTCATCATCGGGAACAGATCACACAAAACTGGGATGTCACATCGAAGCCGATCACAATGGAAGTGGCGGCATCCGACCCGGCTGGTCTTTGGCCGGTTACTTTATGGGAACAACGTTGGGATGATTCCCCTGAAATGGTCATTCGTTTCGGGCAATGGCTGTCACTGATCAGACATCCTCTGGCAGAATCCTATCTGACACAAAAATTGAGTCATGTGGATATCAAAGTCAAGCAGGCTTCGCTTTGCAGTTTAGGATTGTTGCCTGAAAAATCTGCGAACACGTTTTTAACAAGTCGACTCGAACAGGAGCAGGGGCAGAACAAGGCTCTCGTGCTACTGGCATTGAGTTATCAAAATCCTGAGATTATGGAACGATCGGTCCACGACGAGGATCGTTCCGTTCGATTAGAGGTGGCGAAATTTGCGGGCGAGCATCCTTCACGAACGAGCCTGACCACACTCTTGAAACTGGTGAAAGAGCGAGATCCGGAAATTCAGCAGGCAGCTGTCGAAGCCGTCAAGAACTGGGATAAGGAACTCGCATTTCCTGTCCTTGCTGCTGGATTTCATCTCGGTATGTTCCAGACTCGACAGCAGGCCCGTGAATCGCTTGAGCAGCATTTTCATATTGTGATCGCTGGCATTGAAGATTCTCAAGAACAGCGGCGTCAGATTCTCGATCAAATTCAATCTGAACATCTTCCAGAGATCTCCTGGAATGAGACGCCCGTATTCCATGCTGATGCCAGTCGTCTGCAGCCGGAGGAAGATGTCTATGCTCAACAAACCCGAGTACGATCTCAATTGAATCAACTTCTCGACGAAGAACTCAGTCGGATTGAGAAGCAGGAAATCGAACAGGACCTGCAACGAACCGCGGAACGTTCGCCTGTCGTGTTGAATCGGGAGTTGGATCGACTGGCAACGAAAGAATTGAAGCCGCTGGCTATTAAATTATCGAAACTTCCCTGCCGAGGGTGCGAACCGTTTGAAAATCTGGACTCCGATCAATTATTACAGCGACGTCGGGCGGCTCGTCAGTTTGTTGAAATCGCAACTCAGGAAACCTTGCCAGAGTGGACGATTCGACTTTTGGGAGAGCAACTCAAAAACGAACAGGATCCGCATGTCTGTCGTGCGATTCTCGCGTCCATCTCAAATGATACGACACCACAATCCAGGCATGTCGCCGAAATTGCACTACTGCATCCTTGGGCCGATGTTCGCATTCTGGGGTGCCAGTATGTTCAGAAGCATCGTCTGCCACAGTTAGCTCCATTGCTGATTCCCTTATTGCAGGAACGAAATCAAGCGGTGCAGGTGGCAGCCATTCGAGCGGCCGGTTTTTGTCGCAATCCGATTGTGATCGATGGTCTTTCCACATCTGAGACATCTTCTTTACCAAGCGGTTTGCGTCTCTTACTCGGAACTGTCCCCGGGCATATCGAGCTTGAAGTCCTGCTTGCGCTGGCACGTTTAGATGACTCTCAGGGGAAATCAGAACTGATCAAGCTCGCTTATTCTCCAGATGGGGAACGAAGACGTGAAGTCGTGACCAGAATCTCGGAACTGGACGATCGCGAATTCAGCGAACCTCTCATCCGACTCGGCTGGACAGAGACCGATCCTCAGGTGCAACGTGTTATTCTGGAAGGACTGAATCGAATTATCCCCGAAGCTGAGCAACCAGATTTATCAAAAGCGAGCAACTATGATGAACGCATGAAGGTATGGTCTGTCTGGTTAGAGCAATCGAAGTCGAATAAATAA
- the fae gene encoding formaldehyde-activating enzyme: MGMRIGEALVGDGNEIAHIDLIIGEKDGPAGTAFANALSQQTAGHSNLLAVLEPNLAVKPATVMITKVTIKGAKQAVQMFGPAQYAVAKAVADSVADGVIPKDQAENLVIICGVFIHWDAADDKKIYEYNYEATKLSIQRAMKNEPSADEMIAKKDTAKHPFSGV, from the coding sequence ATGGGAATGCGTATTGGCGAAGCTTTAGTCGGCGATGGAAATGAAATTGCACACATCGATTTAATCATCGGTGAAAAAGATGGCCCTGCAGGTACTGCATTTGCAAATGCCCTGTCTCAACAAACAGCCGGTCACAGCAATTTGCTGGCCGTTCTCGAACCGAATCTGGCCGTCAAACCAGCAACTGTGATGATCACTAAAGTGACAATTAAAGGTGCCAAGCAAGCCGTTCAGATGTTTGGACCAGCCCAGTATGCTGTCGCCAAAGCCGTTGCCGATAGTGTGGCTGATGGTGTGATTCCAAAAGATCAGGCTGAGAATCTTGTCATCATTTGTGGCGTCTTCATTCATTGGGATGCCGCCGATGATAAAAAGATTTATGAATACAATTACGAAGCGACCAAGTTGTCGATTCAGAGAGCCATGAAGAACGAACCTTCTGCAGATGAAATGATCGCTAAGAAAGATACTGCCAAGCATCCATTCTCTGGTGTTTAA
- a CDS encoding ATP-grasp domain-containing protein, giving the protein MANSNEVLIDGFSTRAAAWSVVRAGLRPVLFDQCLDLDLPSLALKSEQTTEFWKKIPRSIPFLPIGGWENRLEELQQLADQRPIWGNSAMVMQNIRDPISLQQTMKIWQYQSLKVRMSGRPDDVSQLKWIRKSRSATGGYAISLMADTISDLEENGYYEQEYIVGPVYSAQFCSFLNSQPQSTEFLGLTKQQTGCPELPDFPFAYTGTIGTARNEDLFELELSIAKKLVLEIQEIGQRLAQVYDLRGLWGFDFILKDDRPAVIEVNPRYTAAMEVLELATGGSFLDLLLANSSSFMRTNFKNDSTKPAVIGKAFLFARSELQLSNNWNWLPIIQELGGISQNYSAWEIPQLSDLPQPGKRFTTGEPICTVWATGKTIRNCEEQLLRRKLLVEDWIMLQTNGAAYRAADSF; this is encoded by the coding sequence ATGGCCAATTCCAATGAAGTTCTGATTGACGGATTTTCGACCCGGGCGGCCGCCTGGTCCGTCGTGCGGGCTGGTTTGAGGCCTGTCCTTTTTGATCAATGTCTGGATCTCGATTTGCCATCCCTGGCTTTAAAGTCTGAGCAAACGACAGAGTTCTGGAAGAAGATTCCTCGCTCGATTCCCTTTCTGCCCATTGGAGGTTGGGAAAATCGACTTGAGGAATTGCAGCAGCTTGCTGACCAACGTCCCATCTGGGGGAACTCAGCGATGGTCATGCAGAACATCCGCGATCCGATTTCCCTGCAGCAGACTATGAAAATATGGCAATATCAATCACTCAAAGTTCGTATGTCGGGACGCCCAGACGATGTTAGTCAACTGAAGTGGATTAGAAAATCCCGCTCCGCCACGGGAGGATATGCCATCAGCCTCATGGCTGACACGATCAGCGACCTGGAAGAGAATGGATATTATGAGCAGGAATACATTGTGGGACCGGTTTACTCTGCGCAATTTTGTTCATTTTTGAATTCTCAACCCCAGTCAACTGAATTTCTGGGACTCACAAAACAACAAACTGGCTGCCCTGAGCTTCCCGATTTTCCATTTGCTTATACGGGCACAATCGGAACGGCACGGAACGAAGATCTTTTTGAACTGGAGCTTAGCATTGCAAAGAAATTAGTTCTGGAAATCCAGGAGATTGGTCAAAGGTTGGCTCAGGTATACGATCTGAGGGGATTGTGGGGGTTTGATTTTATTTTAAAAGATGATCGTCCTGCGGTGATAGAAGTGAATCCTCGATACACAGCCGCAATGGAAGTGCTCGAACTGGCAACGGGCGGATCTTTTTTGGATCTGTTGCTGGCTAACTCTTCTTCGTTCATGCGTACCAATTTCAAAAATGATTCCACGAAGCCCGCAGTGATTGGGAAGGCATTTCTGTTTGCCAGATCTGAGCTGCAACTCTCTAACAACTGGAACTGGTTGCCAATCATACAGGAACTGGGAGGAATCTCTCAGAATTATTCGGCCTGGGAGATCCCCCAACTTTCAGACCTGCCTCAACCGGGAAAACGTTTTACTACTGGAGAACCAATCTGCACGGTTTGGGCAACTGGAAAGACGATCAGAAATTGTGAGGAGCAACTGTTGAGGCGAAAGCTGCTGGTCGAGGACTGGATCATGTTACAAACGAACGGAGCTGCTTATCGTGCCGCGGACTCATTCTGA
- the mnmA gene encoding tRNA 2-thiouridine(34) synthase MnmA, with product MPERVVLAMSGGVDSSAAAYLLKKQGYDVIGLFMRSGATDETCTVDESNPLSLPVINVKSHKQGCCSASDAADARRVADELDIPFHALNFQDAFGRIKDYFADEYLAGRTPNPCVMCNNWLKFGRLWDFARQVGATKIASGHYAQLETDPSGTTHLLRGLDLSKDQSYVLFGIHPDLLTRILFPVGGYQKSEIRELAGAARLETANKRDSQEICFIPDNDYAGFVNRYRGEQQTAGNFVTQSGEVLGQHIGFEHFTIGQRRGLGIAFGSPKFVLEIRPESCDVVLGDYEELGRNALIADRTNWLAEVPRQFRCQAQIRYQHRPADCEVTCRDDGTIEARFENPQFGVAPGQAFVCYDNNRVLGGGWIRESLNHSNTQNQNESAAR from the coding sequence ATGCCGGAGCGTGTTGTACTTGCAATGAGTGGTGGAGTGGATAGCTCAGCCGCCGCTTATTTGCTCAAGAAGCAGGGATATGATGTCATCGGTCTCTTTATGAGATCGGGGGCAACTGATGAGACCTGTACAGTCGATGAATCGAATCCGCTTTCGCTCCCCGTGATTAACGTAAAGTCTCATAAGCAGGGTTGCTGCAGTGCCTCTGATGCAGCCGATGCACGTCGGGTCGCTGATGAACTTGATATCCCCTTTCATGCCTTGAACTTCCAGGATGCTTTCGGACGCATCAAAGACTATTTCGCCGATGAATATTTAGCCGGTCGCACGCCCAATCCCTGCGTGATGTGCAACAACTGGCTGAAGTTTGGTCGCCTGTGGGATTTTGCCAGGCAGGTCGGGGCTACAAAAATCGCATCTGGGCACTATGCTCAGTTGGAAACCGATCCCTCAGGCACAACGCATCTGCTGCGGGGACTTGACCTTTCTAAAGACCAGTCTTACGTCCTGTTCGGCATCCATCCCGATCTGCTTACACGCATTTTATTTCCAGTGGGGGGATATCAGAAATCGGAAATCCGAGAGTTAGCCGGAGCGGCTCGGTTGGAAACGGCCAATAAGAGAGACAGTCAGGAAATCTGCTTCATCCCCGACAACGATTATGCTGGCTTTGTGAATCGATATCGAGGCGAGCAGCAGACAGCTGGAAACTTTGTAACTCAATCCGGCGAAGTCCTGGGACAACATATCGGGTTTGAGCATTTCACGATTGGTCAGAGACGCGGGCTGGGTATTGCATTTGGTTCTCCGAAGTTTGTTCTCGAAATCCGTCCGGAGTCCTGTGATGTTGTGCTCGGAGATTACGAAGAACTCGGACGAAATGCACTGATTGCAGATCGCACCAACTGGCTGGCTGAAGTTCCTCGACAATTTCGATGTCAGGCTCAGATTCGCTATCAACATCGCCCCGCTGATTGTGAAGTTACCTGTCGAGATGATGGAACCATTGAAGCTCGTTTTGAGAATCCGCAATTCGGAGTTGCTCCTGGACAGGCATTCGTCTGTTATGACAATAACCGTGTCCTGGGAGGAGGCTGGATTCGTGAAAGCCTGAATCATTCGAACACTCAGAATCAGAATGAGTCCGCGGCACGATAA
- a CDS encoding protein kinase domain-containing protein, producing the protein MNEEFKVPDSDAKTIDLLLDAWEEMVEQGERPAPEIICRDYPHLLAEFVSKTEKLAQVANQLKPNEMTQLSDPDGAPELKPAEEIQWKCDASRLRYHAHGGLGIVFRGFDQQLHRDVAIKFIRERRRHNPLDIQRFRVEAEITSRLDHPGVAPVHGYGLTENGVPFYAMRMVEGQTLQQFIDDYHTRLKKDELPREHSLDFRKLLSSFVSVCNTIEYAHTRGVINCDIKPGNVMLGKYGETVVLDWGCAKYVGSEGKAKSVGEESLKPLSDTGGDSASGGTGGTPIYMSPEQHAQAEDVGPSSDIYGLGVTLYRLITGRPPFPPDSSLSKIRESVIRGKFRKPTDLCPWIPKALEAICLKAMSLAPEDRYSSAEEMAKDLERYLGDEEVIAYAEPLSRRVSRLMRRHRGVSRVLIISAIVLILFSTVFAGIMGQLANRESYARHEATLMRNRSLQVAARSAATSMALKINDAWRILEIESNSQHLLEEMQGPGNQMDPTQWEDIQQWLVKQAQSQEKATQASSWFLCNAEGVQIARYPLEDDTGTIYDSIGSNYSHRDYFHGNGNDLIVGEQGSPPHIEDINLSTVYQSSNTADLKVAFSIPIWSTGNRGGERQFLGVLGYSVELGRFAVLQDEAEGRLMHEISVLVNMRGSQNDKNSQFGMILQHPDLQAMLQKLNPNLSDIPRLTEDELNTIENHRSQRIEQIHEAGFAASTTDVLLIDDYVDPFDVMTSPSYVAACEPVCVVGRSSKSFNTGWLVIVQGLSSE; encoded by the coding sequence ATGAATGAAGAATTTAAAGTTCCAGATTCCGACGCCAAAACCATCGATTTACTTCTCGATGCCTGGGAAGAGATGGTAGAACAGGGTGAGCGTCCGGCTCCGGAAATCATCTGTCGAGATTATCCGCATCTCCTGGCGGAATTTGTCAGTAAAACGGAAAAACTTGCCCAGGTTGCTAATCAGCTCAAACCCAACGAGATGACTCAGCTGAGCGATCCTGATGGAGCTCCGGAACTGAAACCTGCCGAAGAGATTCAATGGAAATGTGATGCCAGTCGGCTCCGGTATCATGCCCATGGTGGACTCGGGATTGTCTTTCGAGGATTTGACCAACAGCTCCATCGCGATGTCGCCATCAAATTTATTCGTGAACGACGTCGACATAATCCACTCGACATTCAGCGGTTTCGAGTCGAAGCAGAGATCACCAGCCGTCTCGATCATCCCGGCGTTGCACCGGTCCATGGGTATGGACTCACCGAGAATGGTGTTCCGTTTTACGCGATGCGGATGGTCGAGGGACAAACGCTTCAGCAATTCATTGATGACTATCACACCCGCTTAAAAAAAGATGAACTGCCTCGGGAGCACTCTCTCGATTTTCGCAAGCTGCTCAGCTCGTTTGTCAGTGTTTGTAATACAATTGAATATGCCCATACTCGCGGGGTGATTAACTGCGATATTAAACCGGGTAATGTAATGCTCGGAAAGTATGGCGAAACGGTCGTGCTCGACTGGGGTTGCGCCAAGTATGTTGGCAGCGAAGGAAAAGCGAAATCGGTGGGCGAAGAATCTCTCAAACCGCTTTCCGATACCGGTGGTGACTCCGCTTCTGGCGGAACCGGGGGAACGCCGATCTACATGAGCCCTGAGCAGCACGCCCAAGCCGAAGATGTCGGACCATCATCGGATATTTACGGACTTGGTGTAACGCTTTATCGATTAATAACGGGACGACCACCTTTCCCGCCAGACAGTAGTCTTTCGAAAATTCGTGAATCTGTTATTCGTGGCAAATTTCGCAAGCCGACCGACTTGTGCCCGTGGATTCCCAAGGCTCTCGAAGCGATCTGCCTGAAAGCGATGTCCCTGGCACCGGAAGATCGTTATTCCTCCGCTGAAGAAATGGCCAAAGATCTCGAACGGTATCTGGGCGATGAAGAAGTGATCGCCTATGCAGAGCCACTATCTCGGAGAGTGTCACGGTTAATGCGGCGGCATCGAGGTGTGTCTCGCGTGCTCATAATCAGTGCGATTGTTTTGATTCTGTTTTCGACTGTCTTTGCAGGAATCATGGGCCAGTTGGCCAATCGGGAATCGTATGCCAGGCATGAGGCGACTCTCATGCGAAATCGTTCACTCCAGGTTGCAGCCCGCTCGGCTGCGACTTCGATGGCTTTGAAGATTAACGATGCGTGGCGAATACTCGAAATCGAGTCCAACTCTCAGCATCTGCTTGAAGAAATGCAGGGGCCTGGAAATCAAATGGATCCCACTCAATGGGAGGACATTCAGCAATGGCTGGTAAAACAGGCCCAGTCGCAGGAAAAAGCGACGCAAGCCTCCAGTTGGTTTTTATGTAACGCCGAAGGCGTGCAAATCGCACGCTATCCGCTTGAAGATGACACCGGAACAATTTACGACAGTATCGGCTCGAATTACTCTCATCGAGATTATTTTCACGGCAATGGAAACGACCTGATTGTCGGTGAGCAGGGATCTCCACCGCATATTGAAGACATCAATCTTTCTACGGTTTATCAAAGTAGCAATACCGCCGACTTGAAAGTCGCTTTTTCGATTCCAATCTGGTCGACAGGCAATCGAGGTGGGGAGCGTCAATTCCTGGGTGTGCTTGGCTATTCTGTCGAACTTGGTCGCTTTGCCGTTCTGCAGGATGAAGCCGAGGGGCGGCTCATGCATGAAATTTCTGTGCTCGTGAATATGCGTGGCTCCCAAAATGATAAAAACTCGCAATTTGGAATGATTTTGCAGCATCCGGATTTACAAGCGATGCTCCAGAAGTTGAATCCCAATTTGAGCGATATTCCACGTCTGACCGAGGATGAACTGAACACAATTGAAAATCACAGATCGCAACGCATCGAACAGATTCACGAAGCAGGGTTCGCCGCATCGACCACCGATGTGCTGTTGATCGACGACTATGTCGACCCTTTCGACGTGATGACTTCCCCATCATACGTCGCTGCTTGCGAGCCGGTTTGCGTTGTCGGCCGCTCTTCCAAGTCGTTCAATACTGGCTGGTTGGTGATTGTGCAGGGTTTATCGAGTGAGTGA
- a CDS encoding YkgJ family cysteine cluster protein: protein MEKKRVSREDLKPGEFLCDHCTAKCCRYFALPIDTPDSREELENLRWYLLHDNVSIFVDEETWYLMVHTTCKKLRDDNLCGIYETRPQICRDYSTDNCEYDGEGCYDQLFETAEQMGEYTEARFPQKKKRSRRAATQLPIIA, encoded by the coding sequence ATGGAAAAAAAGCGAGTTTCACGCGAGGATCTCAAACCCGGCGAATTTCTCTGCGATCACTGCACCGCGAAATGTTGTCGCTATTTTGCCTTACCGATCGATACGCCCGATTCGCGAGAAGAACTCGAAAATCTTCGCTGGTATCTGCTCCACGATAACGTCTCGATTTTTGTCGATGAAGAAACCTGGTATCTGATGGTCCACACCACCTGCAAGAAACTCCGCGACGACAACCTCTGCGGCATCTACGAAACCCGCCCACAAATCTGCCGGGATTATTCTACCGACAACTGTGAATACGACGGCGAAGGCTGTTACGATCAACTTTTCGAAACAGCCGAACAGATGGGCGAATATACCGAAGCCCGCTTCCCTCAAAAGAAAAAACGTTCACGAAGAGCAGCCACACAATTGCCTATCATTGCCTGA
- the hisS gene encoding histidine--tRNA ligase, whose protein sequence is MIKPQTLRGFRDFLPAMMIPRLQIIEAAREVYSQYGFSPIDTPALEYTEILLGKGGNETDKQLYRFEDQGGRDVAMRFDLTIPFARFAAQNIGVLGTPFKRYHIAPVWRGERPARGRFREFVQCDFDTIGTDSLAADIETILVVHDLLDKIGIGEFTIRINHRQLLNGLLEQLGLLEHSKELLRALDKLPKIGEEAVIKEMVDTTGVESGKAEQVLKLAALQGEPEAILEEARSLISSSELGQQAWSALQEITQTCSNIGIATNRLSLDLSIARGLDYYTGLIFETFLTDLPDMGSISSGGRYDDLAGLYTKQKLSGVGGSLGLDRLLAALDEMKRLDEVATTSQILVLRFVENRLADYQKISRQLHQAGIASEVYPEAKALSKQLKYADRKKIPLALISGEDELAENVWQLKNLRTGNQLTVSADHLAETVKAELNTL, encoded by the coding sequence ATTATCAAACCTCAAACCCTGCGTGGGTTTCGTGACTTCCTCCCCGCCATGATGATTCCCCGGCTGCAAATTATTGAAGCCGCCCGGGAAGTCTATTCCCAATACGGCTTCAGCCCGATTGATACCCCTGCCCTGGAATATACAGAAATCCTGCTTGGCAAGGGGGGGAATGAAACCGACAAACAGTTGTATCGGTTTGAAGATCAGGGCGGCAGGGATGTCGCGATGCGGTTCGATCTGACGATTCCCTTCGCCCGCTTCGCCGCTCAAAACATCGGCGTCCTCGGCACTCCCTTCAAACGCTATCACATTGCCCCGGTCTGGCGCGGTGAACGCCCGGCTCGCGGACGTTTTCGTGAATTTGTCCAATGCGATTTCGATACGATTGGCACCGATTCCCTCGCAGCGGATATCGAAACGATTCTCGTCGTTCACGATTTGCTCGATAAAATCGGTATCGGCGAGTTCACCATTCGCATCAATCACCGACAACTGCTCAACGGTCTGCTCGAACAACTCGGTCTACTCGAACATTCCAAAGAACTGCTGCGGGCGCTCGATAAACTTCCCAAAATCGGAGAAGAAGCCGTCATCAAGGAAATGGTCGACACAACTGGAGTAGAGTCCGGCAAAGCCGAGCAGGTTCTAAAACTGGCTGCTCTTCAGGGAGAACCAGAAGCAATTCTGGAAGAAGCCCGCAGTTTGATCAGTTCTTCCGAACTCGGACAGCAGGCCTGGTCGGCTCTGCAGGAAATTACCCAAACCTGCTCGAACATTGGCATCGCAACGAATCGTCTGTCGCTCGATCTTTCCATTGCCCGGGGACTCGACTATTACACGGGCCTGATTTTTGAAACCTTCCTGACCGATCTCCCCGACATGGGCAGCATTTCCTCAGGAGGACGTTACGACGACCTGGCGGGTTTGTACACGAAACAGAAACTCTCCGGAGTCGGCGGCAGTCTCGGTTTAGATCGATTACTAGCTGCACTGGATGAAATGAAGCGACTTGATGAAGTCGCGACAACATCACAGATTCTCGTATTGCGTTTTGTCGAAAATCGACTGGCCGACTATCAGAAAATCAGCCGCCAGTTGCACCAGGCTGGTATCGCCAGCGAAGTCTATCCCGAAGCTAAGGCCCTCAGCAAACAGCTGAAATACGCCGACCGCAAGAAAATTCCGCTGGCCCTCATCTCCGGCGAAGACGAACTGGCAGAAAATGTCTGGCAACTCAAAAACCTGCGAACGGGAAATCAGTTGACTGTGTCGGCTGATCATCTTGCTGAGACAGTGAAAGCGGAGTTGAATACTCTGTAA